In Streptomyces sp. NBC_00704, a genomic segment contains:
- the thiC gene encoding phosphomethylpyrimidine synthase ThiC: MTKKDARTPASVQNATSESTVDKSPLDANAPTESPLDAPVVGATAVDGSDAEARKSIGWHKGYVEGARADLRVPVRQVHLTNGKSVTLYDTSGPYTDPLVETDVRRGLSPLRESWIIARGDTEEYAGRPVRPEDDGIKHTSPRGGLRNLDAVFPGRPRLPRRSRDGKAVTQLAYARRGEITPEMEFVAIRENVSPEVVREEIAAGRAVLPANVNHPEIEPMIIGKRFLVKVNANIGNSAVTSSIEEEVEKMTWATRWGADTVMDLSTGRNIHTTREWVLRNSPVPIGTVPLYQALEKVDGRAEELTWEIYRDTVVEQAEQGVDYMTVHAGVRLAYVPLTANRKTGIVSRGGSIMAAWCLAHHKESFLYENFEELCEILAAYDVTYSLGDGLRPGSIADANDEAQFAELRTLGELNTIAKRFHVQTMIEGPGHVPMHKIKENIDLQQEICDEAPFYTLGPLTTDVAPAYDHITSGIGAAMIAWWGTAMLCYVTPKEHLGLPNRDDVKTGVITYKIAAHAADLAKGHPGAQEWDDALSDARFEFRWEDQFNLALDPDTAREFHDETLPAEPAKTAHFCSMCGPKFCSMKISQSINERFGGGATEGASADDIAEGMLQKSKEFAASGNRVYLPLAD, from the coding sequence ATGACCAAGAAGGACGCACGCACGCCTGCCTCCGTGCAGAACGCGACCAGCGAGAGCACGGTGGACAAGAGCCCGCTCGACGCGAACGCGCCCACCGAAAGCCCGCTCGACGCGCCTGTGGTCGGCGCGACTGCCGTCGACGGGAGCGACGCGGAGGCCAGGAAGTCCATCGGCTGGCACAAGGGGTATGTCGAGGGCGCTCGCGCCGACCTCCGAGTGCCGGTCCGTCAGGTGCATCTGACCAACGGGAAGTCGGTCACGCTCTACGACACCTCCGGCCCGTACACCGATCCACTCGTCGAGACCGACGTCCGCAGGGGCCTTTCGCCGTTGCGTGAGAGCTGGATCATCGCCCGTGGAGACACCGAGGAGTACGCGGGACGTCCGGTCCGCCCCGAGGACGACGGCATCAAGCACACCTCGCCGCGTGGCGGTCTGCGCAACCTCGACGCCGTCTTCCCCGGTCGGCCCCGGCTCCCGCGCCGCAGCCGGGACGGCAAGGCAGTCACCCAGCTCGCGTATGCGCGGCGGGGGGAGATCACGCCCGAGATGGAGTTCGTGGCCATCCGGGAGAACGTTTCTCCCGAGGTGGTCCGTGAGGAGATCGCTGCCGGCCGTGCCGTGCTGCCGGCCAACGTCAATCACCCGGAGATCGAGCCGATGATCATCGGCAAGAGGTTCCTGGTCAAGGTCAACGCCAACATCGGAAACTCGGCCGTGACGTCCTCCATCGAGGAGGAGGTCGAGAAGATGACCTGGGCTACCCGGTGGGGCGCCGACACGGTCATGGACCTGTCCACGGGGCGCAATATCCACACCACCCGCGAGTGGGTGCTGCGCAACTCCCCCGTTCCCATCGGCACCGTGCCGCTGTACCAGGCGCTGGAGAAGGTCGACGGGCGCGCCGAGGAGCTGACCTGGGAGATCTACAGGGACACGGTCGTGGAGCAGGCCGAACAGGGCGTCGACTACATGACCGTCCACGCAGGCGTGCGTCTCGCGTACGTTCCGCTCACCGCCAACCGCAAGACCGGCATCGTGTCGCGCGGCGGCTCGATCATGGCGGCCTGGTGCCTGGCGCACCACAAAGAGTCTTTCCTGTACGAGAACTTCGAGGAACTCTGCGAAATCCTCGCCGCCTATGACGTCACCTACTCGCTCGGCGACGGCCTGCGACCGGGCTCGATCGCCGACGCCAATGACGAAGCCCAGTTCGCGGAATTGAGGACGCTCGGGGAACTCAACACGATCGCCAAGCGTTTCCATGTACAGACGATGATCGAAGGCCCGGGACACGTCCCGATGCACAAGATCAAGGAGAACATCGACCTTCAGCAGGAGATCTGTGATGAAGCTCCGTTCTATACGCTCGGCCCGCTGACGACGGACGTCGCGCCCGCGTACGACCACATCACCTCAGGCATCGGCGCCGCGATGATCGCGTGGTGGGGCACGGCCATGCTCTGCTATGTCACCCCCAAGGAACACCTGGGGCTGCCCAACCGGGACGACGTCAAGACCGGTGTCATCACCTACAAGATCGCCGCCCACGCGGCAGACCTTGCCAAAGGCCATCCCGGTGCGCAGGAATGGGACGACGCGCTGTCCGACGCGCGTTTCGAATTCCGCTGGGAAGACCAGTTCAATCTCGCTCTCGACCCGGACACGGCAAGGGAGTTCCACGATGAGACGTTGCCGGCAGAGCCCGCGAAGACAGCACATTTCTGCTCGATGTGCGGGCCGAAGTTCTGCTCGATGAAGATCAGCCAGAGCATCAACGAGCGCTTCGGCGGTGGTGCGACCGAAGGCGCTTCGGCGGACGACATCGCCGAGGGGATGTTGCAGAAATCGAAGGAGTTCGCCGCGAGCGGGAATCGGGTGTATCTGCCGCTGGCCGACTGA
- a CDS encoding YibE/F family protein, with product MQARGERHRHGDRQGDGHESDVGDRPGRGGGHGAERRPDHGEGHGHEHGHGHGHGNHGHSHSHGPAAPVSRHLRKVIAAILIPFGVAVLAGLVVLWPGGAPAHERTGVGFDRQTQQATVTEVVSVSCASVNASGATPTGDTSTAEGSSAQQQAKGTCKKATIRVDTGDDKGRTFTEIVQPDQTRQLEQGEKVVVAYEPSAPKDLQYSVTDVNRRMPMSVLAGIFAIAVVVVGRLRGVMALVALAISFLVLNFFVLPAILQGSNPLVVAVVGSSAIMLIALYLCHGLSARTSVAVLGTLVSLLLIGVLGSLFIDWAALTGNTDDNTGLIHGLYPSIDMSGLLLAGIIIGSLGVLDDVTVTQTSAVWELHEANPSMGRRGLYRAGIRIGRDHIASVVNTLVLAYAGAALPLLLLFSIAQSSVGGVANSELVAEEIVRTLVGSIGLVASVPVTTLLAALVVSADRPGTDSVAATAPAAAPAGATASTSPTGPSGPSGPTAQVGAAAGLAAGRGGRGRRRKR from the coding sequence GTGCAAGCCCGCGGCGAGCGACACCGGCACGGGGACAGGCAGGGTGACGGGCACGAGAGCGACGTCGGTGACCGACCTGGACGCGGGGGCGGGCACGGTGCGGAGCGCCGACCCGACCACGGCGAAGGGCACGGGCACGAGCACGGGCACGGGCACGGGCACGGGAATCATGGTCACAGCCACAGCCACGGTCCGGCCGCTCCCGTCTCCCGGCATCTGCGGAAGGTCATCGCGGCCATCCTCATCCCGTTCGGCGTCGCCGTCCTGGCCGGGCTGGTGGTGCTGTGGCCCGGCGGCGCGCCGGCGCACGAACGCACCGGGGTCGGTTTCGACCGGCAGACCCAGCAGGCCACAGTCACCGAGGTCGTGAGCGTGAGCTGCGCCTCGGTGAACGCCTCGGGCGCCACTCCGACGGGTGACACGTCGACGGCCGAGGGCTCTTCGGCGCAGCAGCAGGCGAAGGGCACCTGCAAGAAGGCGACGATCCGGGTGGACACCGGCGACGACAAGGGCCGTACGTTCACCGAGATCGTCCAGCCGGACCAGACCCGGCAGTTGGAGCAGGGCGAGAAGGTCGTGGTCGCCTACGAGCCCTCCGCGCCGAAGGACCTGCAGTACTCGGTCACCGACGTGAACCGCCGCATGCCGATGTCCGTGCTGGCCGGCATCTTCGCGATCGCCGTCGTGGTCGTCGGGCGGCTCCGGGGTGTGATGGCTCTGGTCGCGCTGGCCATCAGCTTCCTGGTGCTGAACTTCTTCGTGCTGCCGGCGATCCTTCAGGGCTCGAACCCGTTGGTCGTGGCGGTGGTGGGATCGAGCGCCATCATGTTGATCGCCCTCTACCTGTGTCACGGGCTGTCGGCCCGCACCTCCGTCGCGGTACTCGGCACCCTGGTCTCCCTGCTGCTCATCGGCGTTCTCGGTTCTCTGTTCATCGACTGGGCGGCGCTGACCGGCAACACGGACGACAACACGGGCCTGATCCACGGTCTGTACCCGTCGATCGACATGAGCGGCCTGCTGCTCGCCGGCATCATCATCGGCTCACTCGGCGTCCTCGACGACGTGACGGTCACTCAGACGTCGGCGGTCTGGGAACTGCACGAGGCCAACCCCTCGATGGGCCGACGAGGGCTCTACCGGGCGGGCATCCGTATCGGTCGTGACCACATCGCTTCGGTCGTCAACACCCTGGTCCTCGCCTACGCCGGCGCCGCCCTGCCGCTGCTGCTGCTCTTCTCGATCGCGCAGAGCAGCGTGGGCGGCGTCGCCAACAGCGAGTTGGTGGCGGAGGAGATCGTCCGGACGCTGGTGGGCTCGATCGGCCTCGTGGCCTCCGTGCCGGTCACCACGCTGCTGGCCGCCCTCGTGGTCTCCGCCGACCGACCGGGGACCGATTCGGTGGCCGCGACAGCGCCGGCAGCGGCTCCGGCGGGTGCGACGGCTTCTACCAGCCCCACTGGTCCGTCTGGTCCGTCTGGTCCGACGGCTCAGGTGGGAGCGGCGGCCGGCCTCGCCGCCGGCCGGGGCGGCCGCGGCAGGCGCCGCAAGCGCTGA
- a CDS encoding SsgA family sporulation/cell division regulator, translating into MRESVQAVQAEVMMSFLVSEELSFRIPVELGYESCDPYAVRLTFHLPGDAPVTWTFGRELLIDGVGRPCGEGDVRVSPVDPDVLGEVLIRLQVCGDQAVFRSSAAPLVAFLDRTDKLVPLGQEGALADFDAHLDEALDRILAEEQSAG; encoded by the coding sequence ATGCGCGAGTCCGTGCAGGCAGTACAAGCAGAGGTCATGATGAGTTTCCTCGTCTCCGAGGAGCTCTCGTTCCGCATCCCGGTCGAGCTGGGTTACGAGTCGTGCGATCCCTATGCGGTGCGGCTCACCTTTCACTTGCCCGGTGATGCCCCGGTGACCTGGACCTTCGGTCGGGAGCTGCTCATCGACGGGGTGGGCAGGCCGTGCGGTGAGGGCGACGTCCGCGTCTCGCCCGTCGATCCGGATGTGCTCGGAGAAGTGCTGATCCGGCTTCAGGTCTGCGGAGACCAGGCTGTGTTCCGTTCGTCGGCCGCCCCCTTGGTGGCGTTCCTCGATCGCACCGACAAGCTCGTGCCTCTGGGGCAGGAAGGCGCGCTCGCCGACTTCGACGCGCATCTGGACGAGGCACTGGACCGCATCCTCGCGGAGGAGCAGAGCGCGGGTTGA
- a CDS encoding IclR family transcriptional regulator gives MSTVDTATATTYAPPTPQRSLAPPLQRPPDPAVPGQPHPAATLIGSVQRAMRLLETVAEHEFGAPAKQLARETGLALPTAYHLLRTLVHEGYLRRDKGLFFLGEAAERLGSSGAAQKRRSTVADTLAQWRDSIGVPVYYARYRDGEIEIMCVSDTPGNPAVEEWADFRETGHAHAIGQCLLSQLDEEARRDHLGRYPAQSITPYTVRDNHTLLRRLERMPRMEPVVERQEYALGTVCAAIPITVGTTAATMAMSLPVHHADRLHAAARQLQSEVGRLLGSLAISISI, from the coding sequence TTGTCCACGGTCGACACCGCAACCGCCACCACGTACGCGCCCCCCACCCCGCAGCGTTCCCTCGCACCTCCGCTCCAGCGGCCGCCCGACCCGGCGGTCCCCGGGCAACCGCACCCGGCGGCCACCCTGATCGGTTCCGTGCAGCGCGCGATGAGGCTGCTGGAAACCGTCGCCGAGCACGAGTTCGGAGCTCCGGCGAAGCAACTGGCCCGCGAGACGGGTCTCGCCCTGCCCACGGCCTACCATCTCCTGCGCACCCTCGTGCACGAGGGCTACCTGCGCCGGGACAAGGGGCTGTTCTTCCTCGGCGAGGCCGCTGAACGGCTCGGCAGCAGTGGAGCCGCGCAGAAACGTCGCAGCACCGTCGCCGACACTCTCGCCCAGTGGCGCGATTCGATCGGTGTCCCCGTGTACTACGCGCGGTACCGGGACGGCGAGATCGAGATCATGTGCGTCTCCGACACCCCGGGCAACCCGGCGGTGGAGGAATGGGCCGACTTCCGCGAGACGGGACACGCGCACGCCATCGGTCAGTGCCTGCTCTCCCAACTGGACGAGGAGGCCCGGCGCGACCACCTGGGCCGCTATCCGGCTCAGTCGATCACCCCGTACACGGTGCGTGACAACCACACGCTGCTGCGGCGCCTGGAGCGGATGCCGCGCATGGAACCGGTCGTCGAACGACAGGAGTACGCGCTCGGCACCGTATGCGCCGCCATTCCGATCACGGTGGGCACCACGGCGGCGACGATGGCGATGTCACTCCCCGTGCATCACGCCGACCGGCTGCACGCCGCGGCCCGGCAACTGCAGAGCGAGGTCGGACGGCTGCTGGGGTCTCTCGCGATCTCTATCAGTATCTGA
- a CDS encoding DUF5326 family protein, protein MQEIFSGLPWWVKWVAVPVIALVVFGGLIASVVGFVIGLLFKLLVFVALVGGLVYVVRKFMSSSSSRSDW, encoded by the coding sequence ATGCAAGAGATCTTCTCGGGACTGCCGTGGTGGGTGAAGTGGGTCGCGGTGCCGGTCATCGCGCTGGTCGTGTTCGGCGGACTGATAGCCAGCGTCGTCGGCTTCGTGATCGGCCTGCTCTTCAAGCTGCTGGTCTTCGTGGCGCTGGTCGGCGGACTGGTCTACGTCGTGCGGAAGTTCATGTCGAGTTCCTCGTCGCGCAGCGACTGGTGA
- a CDS encoding cupin domain-containing protein has translation MKAFRLDELEAERAANDGAYLQFLRERNMSVGLYALEAGTHDPQNPHAQDEVYFVVSGRASITVGLETTQVARGSVVYVPAGVAHKFHHISEDLRVLVVFSPPES, from the coding sequence ATGAAGGCATTCCGGTTGGATGAACTGGAGGCGGAACGAGCCGCCAACGACGGCGCCTACCTGCAGTTTCTGCGCGAGCGGAACATGTCGGTCGGCCTGTACGCGCTCGAAGCCGGCACTCATGATCCACAGAATCCGCACGCCCAGGACGAGGTGTACTTCGTGGTGAGCGGCCGTGCCTCGATCACCGTCGGCCTGGAGACCACACAGGTGGCCCGCGGGAGCGTGGTGTACGTCCCGGCCGGCGTCGCCCACAAGTTCCATCACATCAGCGAGGACCTGCGGGTCCTGGTGGTGTTCTCGCCGCCCGAGAGCTGA
- a CDS encoding phage holin family protein, producing the protein MKNFVVKTIANAGALAVAVWLLDKITLTGDSTGKKIGTLLVVALLFGLVNFLVKPIVKVLTFPLFILTLGLITLVVNALMLLLTSWLADKFDLSFHVEGFWTAVLGGLIISVVSWALNVVLPDED; encoded by the coding sequence ATGAAGAATTTCGTAGTCAAGACGATCGCCAACGCAGGCGCCCTGGCGGTCGCCGTCTGGCTGCTCGACAAGATCACCCTGACCGGTGACAGCACGGGCAAGAAGATCGGCACCCTCCTTGTCGTCGCCCTCCTCTTCGGCCTGGTGAACTTCCTGGTCAAGCCGATCGTCAAGGTGCTGACCTTCCCGTTGTTCATCCTTACGCTCGGTCTGATCACCCTGGTGGTCAACGCCCTGATGCTGCTGCTCACTTCGTGGCTGGCCGACAAATTCGACCTGAGTTTTCACGTGGAGGGCTTCTGGACCGCCGTTCTCGGCGGCCTGATCATCTCCGTCGTCTCCTGGGCGCTCAACGTCGTGCTGCCCGACGAGGACTGA
- a CDS encoding low molecular weight protein-tyrosine-phosphatase produces the protein MAYRVCFVCTGNICRSPIAESVFRARVEEAGLDALVEVDSAGTGDWHEGEKADPRAQYVLEGHGYALDHTARRFEASWFSRLDVIVALDLGHLKALRSLAPSAQDAAKVRLLRSYDPAAGDDLDVPDPYYGGREGFEECLEMVEAASTGLLAAVREDVEGQVA, from the coding sequence ATGGCGTACCGCGTCTGTTTCGTCTGCACGGGCAACATCTGCCGCTCGCCGATCGCCGAGTCGGTCTTCCGCGCGCGGGTGGAGGAGGCCGGGCTCGACGCCCTGGTCGAGGTCGACAGCGCCGGCACGGGCGACTGGCACGAGGGCGAGAAGGCCGACCCGCGTGCTCAGTACGTCCTCGAGGGGCACGGCTACGCGCTCGACCACACGGCCCGGCGTTTCGAGGCGTCCTGGTTCTCCCGCCTCGACGTGATCGTCGCCCTGGACCTCGGGCACCTCAAGGCGCTGCGCAGCCTCGCGCCCTCCGCGCAGGATGCGGCGAAGGTGCGCCTGCTGCGTTCGTACGACCCTGCGGCGGGCGACGACCTCGACGTCCCCGACCCCTACTACGGGGGCCGTGAGGGCTTCGAGGAATGCCTTGAGATGGTGGAGGCGGCGAGCACCGGTCTGCTCGCCGCCGTGCGTGAGGACGTGGAAGGACAGGTGGCATGA